AAACCGGGTCGTGATCGGGTACGACGGCTCGCCGCCTGCCGACGCCGCCGTCGAGTTCGGGCTGGCCTACTCCCGCCGTCACGAGCTCCCGGCTCGGATCGTCACGGTCCTGGACGACGCAGATGACGACGACCACGACCTGCTCGCCGCCATCCGTCCCCACGCTCATGAGGCCGAGATCGTCGAAGTCACCGGACATCCGTCGGAGCTGCTGCTCGAATGGTCGGCCGACGCCCAACTGCTGGTCGTAGGTTCACGAGGCCGCGGCGGCTTTGCCGGCCTGCTACTCGGCTCCGTGAGTCAAACGATGCTCACCCAAGCACCCTGCCCGGTCGCCGTCATCCCTCACGCAGCCCTCGAGAGTTAGCCGCGCTGCTTCCGCTCGTGCTCGACAGCGAACACGGCCGCTTCCGTGCGGCGCTCCAAGTTCAGCTTGCGCAGCAGGGACGATACGTAGTTCTTGACGGTCTTCTCGGCCAGGAACAGGGCTTGCGCGATCTGCCGGTTCGTCTTGCCCTCGGCGATCTCGGCGAGGATCCGGCGTTCCTGCTCGGTCAGCGACGCGTACCGCGGGTCTTCGGTGTCCACCGGGTGCCGCAGGCGCTCGAGCACCTTGGCGGTCATGCTCGGGTCCAGCAGCGATTCTCCGGCCGCGAGGCGGCGTACGGCGTCGATCAACGCCTGACCGTGGATCTGCTTCAGAAGGTACCCGGCGGCACCGGCCATGATCGCGGTGAACAACGCCTCGTCGTCGGAGTACGACGTCAGCATCAGGCACGCCGGCGGGTCGTCCATCTGCGACCGGACCTCACGGCACACGCTGATCCCGTCACCATCAGGAAGCCGTACATCCAGGACAGCGACATCCGGACGTACGGCGGGAATCCGGGCGATCGCCTCCGCCGCGGTCGCGGCATCACCGACGACCTCGATGTCCGGCTCCGCGTCGAGCAGCTGGTGCAGCCCCAGCCGCACCACCTCGTGGTCATCGAGCAGGAACACCTTGATCGCCATCACGAACTCCTTCGACCATTTCTCGCCCCGGCCCACCGGTCCTGGGGCCCGCCCCAGCATCCCGCGGTACCCACGCTACTCGCCAGGGACGAGGGTCCCGCCTTGTCCAGGACCTTCGGCGGCCTACCCGCGGCCAACCCTGCCTGCGCGACCTGCCGTCCGGCCCGGTTGTCCGTGACCTCAGACCCTGCCCGCGCCGCCGTCCGGCTGATTGTCTGGAACTGACAGCCCGACAGGAAAGGCAGACTCCGATGGACGCACAGACGAACGGCCGCCACAGCGACCTCGGCACCCGGATCCGGCGCCGCCGGCAGGCCCTGGGTCTGACCCTCCCGGAAGTCGCCGTTCGTGCCGGGCTCGACACAGGCCGCATCGACCACATCGAGACCCGCCCGTTCGCGCTGACCGGCGCCGAGCTCGTCCGGCTGGCGCACGCTCTCGACCTCACCGTCTCGGACCTCACGGGCGAGCGGCCGAAACCAGATCGGCGGACCCCCGTGGCTCCCGTCCTGGACCCGATGCGGAAGGAGGAATGCCGGCGGCTGATCGAGGCCGGCAGCGTCGGACGGATCGCGTACGACGGCGTCGACGGGCTGGTCGTGATCCCGGTCAACTACTGCACACTCGGCGAGCTGATCGTGTTCCGGACCGCCGCTGACAGCGCAGTCGCGCAGTACGACCTGGAACCGATCGTGTTCGAACTGGACGTCATCGACGAAGGTATGCACGACGGCTGGAGTGTCATGGTCAACGGCACGGTCCGCCCGGCCGTCGACACAGAGATCGCGTCCGTCCACAACTGCGTAGACCCCTGGGCAGGCGGCACCCGAGACACCTACATGGCCATCGACCCCCACCGCACCACCGGCCGCCGCATCCGCTCCTGGTGAGCGCATCCAAGGGACGGTTCCGACGCTCGGGTGCTTCACGCTGAGTCAGAGCGAGCCCCACCGGCAGGCAGGGGCTACCCTCTGGGCCATGTCCGATACAGACAACTCTGCCAGTCGGCTGCACGCGATCTTCACCAGATACCGCGAGAACTACAGTCCCACTGGCGGCTTACTGCAGCTGTGGCTGCAGACTCTCGGTGCTGCGGATGAGGACGAAACTCGACGACGGGCCGCGTCCGTCGTCGACCTTATCCGGCAGGTCCGGTGGCAGTTGGAGGATCTTGAGGAAGATTCGTATGTGGAGATGTACGACGTCGCGGCGCCCGCGCTGCTCAGGACACTTGTGCTCACGAGGGATTCCGGTACTCAAATGGGACAAGGCCCCAACGTCCAGGTGGCGCCCGAGCATCTAACTGCATTGAAGGCTCTGTCCAGTGTCCTCCGGGCGAGCGGCAGTGTGCGCGCCAGAGTCACTGATCAGGTCCGCGCAGGTCTACGCGATCGCATCGTCGAAGCCCTGGACGCGGCCCTCAAGGACACCGAGCTGGCGCCTCCAATCCGCGCGGCCGTGGTGTCCAGGCTCCATGACATTCTCCGGGCGCTCGACATGATCGATACAGTCGGACCCGAGGATGCCCGCGCCGCGGCGGAGCGTCTTGGGTTCATCTACCACGCATCCGGACAGAAATCGTCAGGACTGACCAAAGCTTGGCAAGTCGCGAAGTTGACGTTCAAGGTATTCCTCATCGGCGGCGACACCCTAGAAGCCATCGAGGCCGTGAAGGACATCCCCGAGTTGCTGTCCTGACGGAGGTCGCCGGTAGACGGCCGCCCCCGCTGTCGCTGCGTGCGTTAGGCCGATGCCAGCTCAGATGTCGACTTCGTGCTCGCGGAGGCGGGCTCGGGCCTCGTCGAATTCCTCGTGGGTGATTTCGCCGGCTGCGAAACGGCGTTCGAGGATGTCCAAGGGGGACGGGAGCTGGGGCGGGGGTTGGCGTCGGGGTTGGCGGATCATCCGGACCGCGGCCCAGGCCGCGCCGCCGACCGCCACGACCCAGAGCACCAGTACGAGCACGGACCAGAAGGCCGCTCCTGCCATCGAGTGCATCATCGTTCCACTCCCCTCACGCGACTTTCGCGGATCCGGTCAGAAGGCGGCCGAGCTCGGCGCCCCAGCGCTCGGCGCGCTCGATCTCGACGTCGCGGATGGGACCGGTCGTGTCGTTCACGAAGAAGCTCTCGGACGTACTGAGCATCCGGAAGCCCATGCGGCGCAGCAGTTTCGCCGCCGACCGCGCCGCCGATCCCGGTAACCGCCGTACCTTGGCGATCCGGGTGTCGAAGGTTGTCACGCGCAACGTCTCCACCCTGGTGGGCTTCAGCGCGGCCAGCCAGTCGCGGATGCCGACCTCGACCGGCGTCACCAGCCCACCTTGTTTCCAGGCCTCCTGCCGCGTCGACATCCGACTCATCGAGAACGCGTGAGTCGGTCCCCCGACCACCAGCAGCCGGACGTCGTCAGGCACCACGTCCGGTGCCTGATTGACGGGCACCGTGTCCGCCGGACAGTACTGCCGCAACCCGTCCCGGACCGCCCGCGCGATCCGCTCGGTGTTGCCGAACATCGACTCGTACACGATCAGCGCACGACCGTTCTCAGACATGACCTCACCCCTACATCAATGACTGGGCACGGCGGCCCGCGCACGGTCCACCGCATGTTCGGCATCCGCCAGGTGGTGCGGCACGATCGCGACCGGGCACGTCATCGCCGCCACCGACCGCCGCGCGACCGGATCGATCGCCAACGGACCGCTGTGCGACCCGACAACCACCAGGCCGACGTCAGCACTCTCATGCACCAGCGCCGCGGACGGTGGCCGGCTGCTCAGGAACCGCGTGACCTTGACGTCCGGGAACCGACTCGTCCACGGCGCCAGCGTCTCCGACAAGATGTAGTCGGCCCGGCTGATCCACGAGCACTCGGGGTCGTCGTCCGCGAACGGTCGCTCGGCCGGCATGCCCGCGTGTACGACGACCAGGTCGCCCTCGCGCCCTGCCGCGATCCCAAAGGCGAACTCCAGCGCCTCCGACGACAACGCCGTACCGTCGATGCCCACGGCAACCTTCCGGTCGAGCAGCGACGGCTTCCACGACAGCGGCACCACAACCATCGGACAACCTGCCCGCGCCGCCAGCCGCAGATTCGCCTGCGTATGCACCAACCGCTGCGGACCACGACTCCGGGAACGCCCAACCACCAACATCCGCGCCGACCGCGCCGCATGAGCCAGTACCCGCAATCGCGCCCCCTCCTCCGCGACCGCGACCAGCTCTGTCGCGTACCCGTCACGGTGGCGCAAATGAGCCACCGCAGACCGCAGAGCGGCGTCGGCGAGCTCGGCCGGCGACTTCGGCGCATAGCCCGGCATCATCGGCGTGTACGACCCGTGCGCGGAGTACGGCGCTACCAGCACCAGTTCCGCGCCCACCCGCAGCGCCTCAGCGGACGCATAGTCCACCACCCGATGGTTCTCCGCAGTCCCGTCCACCTCGACCACGACGGGTCCCGTGCGGTTCCAGTCAGTCATCGAGCTCACCGGAGCCAGGGGTACTTGCGGACGAAGTCCAGGCCGCTCCACCACTTGCCGAAGCCCCACACGTTGCCAGCAGCAACCAGCGCCAGCACAACGACCGTGACAGCACCGACAATGTGGTCATCCAGCACCGGGTTGTTCTCCGGCGGCAGATTCGCCGACCACATCAACACGTACAGCAACGCGCCACTCACGGCCGCGATCCGCATCCCGATACCCAGCGTCAACGCCAGACCGATACCGGCCAGACCGACCATGAACAACGGAGTGACCCACCAGTCACCCACCAGCGACTGATAGAAGTCCGCCAACGGACCGTCGGTCCCCTTGCCCAGGAACCCGGCCGTCGGATCACCACCATCGATCCAGCCCTTACCCGACGGAGTCGCATACCCGAAGCCGAACACCTTGTCGACGAACGCCCACAAGAACGACAGGCCGAGAACAACCCGCAGTACGGCGAGCGCACGCCCGGCCGCAGTAGAGATCATGGGGCGCTCTACGGGCTCCATCGCAGGAGCCTGGAGATCGCGCCGGTGCGGCGTGGTGGTCATGATGTGGTCCTTCCCTCGAATTGCTGACACCTCGATCGTCCGATTTCGCCGCGACATCCGGCAGAGCCGTTCTCACCTCTCTCGCAGGAGCCGAACGGCCCACCCGACCCGGGACGTCTGCCGCTGTCCGTCGCCCGGCAACGCGAAGACGCTGGAATCGCGAGGAACGTCCGCCACAGAGAGGGCCGCATCATGAATGCCGTACTGACCGATGACGAGGTAGATGTCCTGCTCACGGCCGCGGCTCATGCGCCGTCGATGTACAACACGCAGCCCTGGCGGTTCGAGGTCCAGGGGCCCGTCATCGACGTACTGGCCGACGAGGAGCGCTCCCTGCCCGTCGCCGACCCGTCCGGGCGCGGCGCACGGATCGCAATCGGCGCCGTGGCCTTCAATCTCCGCGTGGCCGCCGCCGTCCTCGGCCACAAGTCGCGCCTCGCCGTGAACCCGGACCCCAACCGACCCCAGGTCGTGGCCAGACTGTTCCTCGACGACCGCAACACGCCTGTCCCGGAGCTCGGCAAGCTGTACGCCGAACTGACCGAGCGACACACCTACCGTGGACCACTGCTCGACCTTCCCATCCCGCCCGCAGTGCAGCGCCATCTCGACAAGGCGGCACACGTCGAAGGTGCCACGCTGCCAACGCACGGCCGACGCCGCGGACCTTGTCGACGAGGACCGCCTGCACGAGCGGCTGCGCTGGGTCGGCGGAGACCGATCGCGAGACGGAATCCCAGCAGACACGCTCGGGCCGCTCCCGGCGCGCGCAGCATTCGTGCGCGACCTGTCGCTCGGCCTGGACAACGACCACCGCGACCGAGTCGACTACGAGGCCCACCCCGCGATCGCCGTACTCGGCACCAAGGACGAGGACAGTGCCGCCTGGGTCGGTGCGGGTGTCGCGCTCCAGCGTGTGCTCCTGGTGGCCACGTCGTACGACCTGACCGTCTCGTTCCTCAATCAAGTGCTCGAGCGCCCGCTGGACCGCGCTCGCATGCGCGAACTGATCGGCGGCCGGTCCTGGCCGCAGATGGTTCTCCGGGTCGGCTATCCGGCCCAGACAGCCGGCCACACATCCCGGCTGGACTGGCGCAGTTCCTTCGACCAATGGTTCTGAAACCCACAGGAGGTCACATCATGTCGACACAACCCTCCCCGATCGTGATCGGGTACGACGGCTCGCCAGGCAGCCGTTCCGCATTGCAGTGGGCCGCCGTAGCGGCTGACCGCGCCAAGGTCCCGCTCCGGATCGTCGAGGCCTTCGAGGTCGTCATCATCACCCGGCCGTCGCCTGGCCACATCGTTCCGCTGGATGCGGTCCGTGAGGCCCGCCAGGCAGCCCTCGACGCGCTGGCCGGCGACATCCGCACGCAGTACCCCGGCCTGCAGGTCGACACCAGCCTGGTCGGCGACGCCGCTGCAAGGACCTTGATCGACGCGGCGCAGGACGCCCGGCTGATGGTGCTCGGATCGCGCGGGCTCGGCGGCTGGAGCGGCCTGCTCGTCGGCTCGGTCGCGACCCAGGTGACCACCCATGCGGACTGCCCGGTCGTGGTCATCCCG
This Kribbella sp. NBC_00482 DNA region includes the following protein-coding sequences:
- a CDS encoding response regulator transcription factor; amino-acid sequence: MAIKVFLLDDHEVVRLGLHQLLDAEPDIEVVGDAATAAEAIARIPAVRPDVAVLDVRLPDGDGISVCREVRSQMDDPPACLMLTSYSDDEALFTAIMAGAAGYLLKQIHGQALIDAVRRLAAGESLLDPSMTAKVLERLRHPVDTEDPRYASLTEQERRILAEIAEGKTNRQIAQALFLAEKTVKNYVSSLLRKLNLERRTEAAVFAVEHERKQRG
- a CDS encoding helix-turn-helix domain-containing protein, coding for MDAQTNGRHSDLGTRIRRRRQALGLTLPEVAVRAGLDTGRIDHIETRPFALTGAELVRLAHALDLTVSDLTGERPKPDRRTPVAPVLDPMRKEECRRLIEAGSVGRIAYDGVDGLVVIPVNYCTLGELIVFRTAADSAVAQYDLEPIVFELDVIDEGMHDGWSVMVNGTVRPAVDTEIASVHNCVDPWAGGTRDTYMAIDPHRTTGRRIRSW
- a CDS encoding SHOCT domain-containing protein gives rise to the protein MAGAAFWSVLVLVLWVVAVGGAAWAAVRMIRQPRRQPPPQLPSPLDILERRFAAGEITHEEFDEARARLREHEVDI
- a CDS encoding flavodoxin family protein, with the protein product MSENGRALIVYESMFGNTERIARAVRDGLRQYCPADTVPVNQAPDVVPDDVRLLVVGGPTHAFSMSRMSTRQEAWKQGGLVTPVEVGIRDWLAALKPTRVETLRVTTFDTRIAKVRRLPGSAARSAAKLLRRMGFRMLSTSESFFVNDTTGPIRDVEIERAERWGAELGRLLTGSAKVA
- a CDS encoding universal stress protein, producing MTDWNRTGPVVVEVDGTAENHRVVDYASAEALRVGAELVLVAPYSAHGSYTPMMPGYAPKSPAELADAALRSAVAHLRHRDGYATELVAVAEEGARLRVLAHAARSARMLVVGRSRSRGPQRLVHTQANLRLAARAGCPMVVVPLSWKPSLLDRKVAVGIDGTALSSEALEFAFGIAAGREGDLVVVHAGMPAERPFADDDPECSWISRADYILSETLAPWTSRFPDVKVTRFLSSRPPSAALVHESADVGLVVVGSHSGPLAIDPVARRSVAAMTCPVAIVPHHLADAEHAVDRARAAVPSH